The Pseudomonas saponiphila DNA window AGGGTCAGCATCGGCACCAGAGCGCCGCAGGCCGAGGCGCCGATGGCGGTTTCCGGGGCGGCCAGGCCGCGCTTGTCGCCCTCGCCGAAAGTGCCGCTGGCACCGGCGATGCGCTTCTCGGTCATGTAGGCCACGGCGCTGGCCAGGGTCGCACCGGCGCCGGGCAGCACGCCCATGATGAAGCCCAGCAGGCCACAGCGGATGTTCACCACGAACACCGAAGCCGCTTCCTTGAGGTTGAACATCATGCGCCCGGTGGCCTTCACCGCTTCCTGGCCGCGATGGGTCTTCTCCAGCAGCAACAGGATCTCGCTGATGGAGAACAGGCCCAGCACCAGCACCACGAACTGGATGCCGTCGGTGAGGTGGATGTTGTCCCCGGTGAAACGGTACACGCCGCTGTTGGCGTCGATGCCCACCGCCGACAGAAACAGCCCGATCAGCGCGGCGATGAAGGTCTTCAACGGCCGGTCGCCGGCCATGCCGCCCAGGCAGACGATGGCGAACACCATCAGCACGAAGTACTCCGCCGGGCCGAAGGCGATTGCCCACTTGGCCAGCAGCGGGGCGAACAGCACCATGCCGCAGGTGGCGATGAAGGCACCGATGAACGAGCTCCAGGCCGACAGCGACAGGGCCACGCCCGCCAGGCCCTTGCGGGCCATGGGGTAGCCGTCGAGGGTGGTCATCACGGTGGAGGCTTCACCGGGAATGTTCAGCAGGATCGAGCTGATGCGGCCGCCGTATTCGCAGCCCAGGTACACCGCCGCCAGCAGGATCAGCGCCGACTCCGGCGGCAGGCCCAGGGCGAAGGCGATGGGGATCAGCAGCGCCACGCCGTTGATCGGGCCCAGGCCCGGCAGCAGCCCGACCACGGTGCCGATCAGGGTGCCGGACAGGGCGGTGACCAGGTTGTAGGGGGTCAGTGCAACGCCGAAGCCCTGGCCCAGGTAACTGAGGGTATCCATATCAATTCTCCAGAACGTCGAGCAGGCCGAGGGGCAGAGGCACGTCCATGACCCGGTCGAACAGCCAGTAGAGGCCGATGCTGAGCAGGCTGATGATCACCAGGCTGGGCAGCCAGCGACCGCCATAGAGCCGGGCCATCGGGACGCCGATGAGGATGCTGGCGACGATGAACCCCAGGGGTTCGAAGGTGCCGGCGAACACCAGCAGCAAGGCCACGCAGATCGTGATCTTGTTCAGGGTTGCCCGGTCCAGGGGTGGTTCGTCTTCGCTGTGCTTGATCGGCGCCGGGCGAAACAGCATGTACAGCAGGGCCAGGCCCATCAGGCCGAGCATCAGCAGAGGGAAGGCCCGCGGGCCCACGGGTTCGTAGGAAAAGGCCGCCTGATACGGCCAGGCCATCAGTGCCAGAGCGGCACAGGCCAGCAGCAACACCGCGGCGAAGAGACGTTGAACGAGCATGGTTAACTCCCGGGCGCGGCCCCCGATGCGCGAGGGCCGGGCCGTCAGCAAGGGACGGTCACTGGATCAGGCCGAACTCTTTGGCCAGGGTCTTGTAGTCGGCCACCTGCTTTTTCACGTAGGTGTCCAGCTCGGGGCCGGTCAGGGCGAAGGGGAACAGCTCGCGCTGATCACGCA harbors:
- a CDS encoding tripartite tricarboxylate transporter permease, which gives rise to MDTLSYLGQGFGVALTPYNLVTALSGTLIGTVVGLLPGLGPINGVALLIPIAFALGLPPESALILLAAVYLGCEYGGRISSILLNIPGEASTVMTTLDGYPMARKGLAGVALSLSAWSSFIGAFIATCGMVLFAPLLAKWAIAFGPAEYFVLMVFAIVCLGGMAGDRPLKTFIAALIGLFLSAVGIDANSGVYRFTGDNIHLTDGIQFVVLVLGLFSISEILLLLEKTHRGQEAVKATGRMMFNLKEAASVFVVNIRCGLLGFIMGVLPGAGATLASAVAYMTEKRIAGASGTFGEGDKRGLAAPETAIGASACGALVPMLTLGVPGSGTTAVMIGALSLYNITPGPLLFQQQPDIVWGLIASLFIANIMLVILNIPMIRIFTRILAVPNWALVPVIAIITGIGVYAVHATTFDLFLMVGIGIFGYILRKLDFPLSPVLLGFILGGLMEQNLRRALSISNGAMEILWSSPITVGVWVLTLIMLLMPLLRIWRKRAAQQRAVADV
- a CDS encoding tripartite tricarboxylate transporter TctB family protein, which translates into the protein MLVQRLFAAVLLLACAALALMAWPYQAAFSYEPVGPRAFPLLMLGLMGLALLYMLFRPAPIKHSEDEPPLDRATLNKITICVALLLVFAGTFEPLGFIVASILIGVPMARLYGGRWLPSLVIISLLSIGLYWLFDRVMDVPLPLGLLDVLEN